The Paenibacillus sp. FSL H7-0357 nucleotide sequence GGCTATTTGCTCAAGCCGGTGAACCGCGAGGATCTGCAAGCCTCGGTTGAGCATGTGTGGCAGGAAATCCGGACCCGGCAGGCGCTTACGCACAACATGGAGCAGCTATCCCGGCTCGCCCGGGAGACGGACCGCAAGGAACTCAGCCTTTACATGCAGGGCTCCGCAAGCGATGAGGTGTGGGTGGGCGAGACGGAGCAGCAAAATGCGGAGCTATGGCGCAGCTACCGGCTCTGCCTGCTGCGCGAGGAGCGGCGGATTAACCAGCCGGGTGCCAGCAGCGCCCACAGCATGGAATCCATCGCCTACCGCGTGTATGGCAGTGAGGGCTGCCTCTGTCTTCAGCACCGGCCGCACCTGATATTAGCCGTTGATGCCTCTGTTCCTACCGACAAGCTGCCCACCGCTCTCAAGACCGCACAGATTGGCGCTACAGCCATCATGACTGGGCTGCAGCAAGGGTTAAAGGTACTTCCCTGCGCCTACACCGAGGTCCAGGAGTTATACCGTCACAGCTATTTATTCCCCGAGCTACGCTGCATGCTGCCGGAGAACATCGCGGGGCTTATGCAGCAGTGGCAGCTTCCCCATGAGGAGCTGTACGCTTTGTTCCGTTTCATTGGAGCTAACAACGACAGCAAAATCGCCGAGGGCATCTCGATGCTTTTTCACAAAGATGTGCTGCAGCGTTATCACATTCAATATACCGATCGGTTATGCCGGGCTGTGGTGCAGATGCTGGAGGAGTACGAGTGGGTGATACGACCTTACATGGGGGAGGATGCGCTCGATATTGAATCGCTGCGTAACCTGTATGACTATCCGGGTATCCGTGATTATATTCAGGCGCTGCAGCATCAGATGCTGCGTCTCAACCATTTCTATTACGAGTTTAAGTGCAGCTACCGTAACTCGCAGGACCTGAACGAAGCGATCCGCTTCATCCACGAAAATTACCACAAGCCGCTTGATCTCGCCATGGTTTCCAACCATGTGTCGCTGAACTACGCTTACTTCTCCAACCTGTTCAAAAAGAATGTCGGTAAAGGGTTCGCTGAATACTTGCGTGATGTACGGCTGGATAAAGCCCGGCGGCTGCTGGCCGAGACGGAATACAAAATCGTCGAGATCACGCCGCTGGTCGGGTATGAAAGCTACAAAAGCTTCACCCGGGCCTTCCGCGAAGTCATGGGTATGCAGCCAACGGAATACAGACAGATGATCCGGCGGAAATAAGTGTACCGATCCCCCTTTATGGGGGATTTTTTGGGTTCATCCTGCCTAAAGCCAAAATAATGGGCCTTCATATAAAATCCTGTACCTTTAACCGAATTATTCCATTGGTTAAAATATAGATGTAATAATCTGTAAGCGTTTTCTATTGTGCCAAACGATTCTAAAGGAGGGCAAGTATGAAACGAATGTACAAGACTGAGATTAGGTTTACACGCAAAGTATGGAGCCTGTTCCTCGCGCTGGTGATGCTGTCGGGCATCGGCTTGTTACCAGCTTCCAGGGTTCAGGCGGCGGGCAACACTGTAACGTCCATGGCTTATTTCTCGGCGGCAGACGGGCCGGTCATCTCCAAATCCGGAGTGGGGCAAGCCAGCTTCGGGTTTGTTATGCCGGTCTTCAATGGAGGCGCCGCCAGCTGGAGCGACGTTTCCGGCGATGTGGGCGTTAAGGTGAAGAAAAGTGGCAATTGGGTAGACATCGACAGCGCAGGCGGTTATGTCTATAACCAGAACTGGGGACACTGGAGCGACGGCGGCGCGAATGGCTACTGGTTTACGCTGACGGCCACCACAGAAATTCAGCTATACTCCAAGGCCAATAGCGGAGTTACACTGGATTACATGCTTGTGTTCCAGAACGTTAACACCGCAACCATCACGTCGATGACGCCGACGCAAGGGCCGGCGCTTACGGCGGGCTTCACCGGCAGCGCAGGTTTTACGTATCCCATCTTCAACAACAATCCGGGCCTCATCTATGATGCAGTAGCTCACGATCTGAAGCTGTCCGTCAAGCCTGTTAGCAGCAGCCAGTGGATTAACATCGACAACAATGCGGCCAGCGGCTGGATCTATGACAGCAATTTTGGCCAATTTACTGAAGGGGGCGGCGGTTACTGGTTTAAGGTAACAGAATCGATCAACGTCAAGCTGGAGTCGAAGACCTCTTCCGCCAGCCTCATCTACACCATTACCTTCAATCAGCCTGTCCGCAATTCATTCGTCCTCTCCGCTTACGACGGTACCACCTACACAGCGGACAAGAGCGGCGCCATCGGCTTCCCGTTACCTAAGATTGACGGAGGCGCACCGATTGGCAGCGAACTAGGCAACTTCGTGTATCAGATTAAAATAGGCGGGCAATGGATCGATCTCAGCAGCTCCGGCCAGAGCGGATTCGTCTACGCGGGCAACGGATACAATAACATGTCCGCCGCCAACCAGTGGGGATACTGGGCAGACTACGTCTACGGCCTCTGGTTCCAGCCGATTCAGGAGAACATGGAAATCCGTATCGGCTACCCGTTAAACGGGCAGTCCGGCGGAAACGTCGGCAGCAACTATGTGTATTACAACTTTATCGGCAACCCCAATGCACCGCGTCCCGATGAAACCGACCATGAAGACATTGCCATCGGGACACCAAGTGATCCGGCCATCGCCGGCATGAACCTCATCTGGCAGGATGAATTCAGCGGCACCGCACTCGATACAAGCAAATGGAATTATGAAACAGGCTATTACATCAGCGATGATACTAACAGCTG carries:
- a CDS encoding family 16 glycosylhydrolase gives rise to the protein MKRMYKTEIRFTRKVWSLFLALVMLSGIGLLPASRVQAAGNTVTSMAYFSAADGPVISKSGVGQASFGFVMPVFNGGAASWSDVSGDVGVKVKKSGNWVDIDSAGGYVYNQNWGHWSDGGANGYWFTLTATTEIQLYSKANSGVTLDYMLVFQNVNTATITSMTPTQGPALTAGFTGSAGFTYPIFNNNPGLIYDAVAHDLKLSVKPVSSSQWINIDNNAASGWIYDSNFGQFTEGGGGYWFKVTESINVKLESKTSSASLIYTITFNQPVRNSFVLSAYDGTTYTADKSGAIGFPLPKIDGGAPIGSELGNFVYQIKIGGQWIDLSSSGQSGFVYAGNGYNNMSAANQWGYWADYVYGLWFQPIQENMEIRIGYPLNGQSGGNVGSNYVYYNFIGNPNAPRPDETDHEDIAIGTPSDPAIAGMNLIWQDEFSGTALDTSKWNYETGYYISDDTNSWGWGNAEMQHYTNSTQNVFVTGGQLNIRALNDHRSFPQDPNRYAEYSSGKINTKAHMSLEYGRVDIRAKLPTGDGIWPALWMLPENSVYGAWAASGEIDIMEAKGRLPGTTSGAIHFGGQWPVNRYIAGEYHFPQGQTFANDSHVYSMVWEDDNIKWYVDGKFFFKVSREQWYSVAAPNNPDAPFDQPFYLIMNLAVGGHFDGGRIPDPSSIPATMQVDYVRVYKEGTGGENPGNVPVSGVTVTPSSSQVEVGKSVQLTAGIAPSNATNKAVNWSVSNPGSVAGIAPGVVTVTATTADGSKTAASTITVVTPAPGTVVIGDSVRGLKKTANNLQFYVNGATFADLHYKINGGGQINVAMTSTGNGNFTYPLLNLQQGDTAEYSFTYNPGQGALDTPWQTYVHGLTQGVPE
- a CDS encoding response regulator gives rise to the protein MINLLIVDDQKHIRDGLQAMVRQFPLQPDSIYCAGNGIEALQLLRQNSIQLVITDIRMPDMDGLTLMAHAREEHITADYLIISGYGDFAYAQKAIELGAKGYLLKPVNREDLQASVEHVWQEIRTRQALTHNMEQLSRLARETDRKELSLYMQGSASDEVWVGETEQQNAELWRSYRLCLLREERRINQPGASSAHSMESIAYRVYGSEGCLCLQHRPHLILAVDASVPTDKLPTALKTAQIGATAIMTGLQQGLKVLPCAYTEVQELYRHSYLFPELRCMLPENIAGLMQQWQLPHEELYALFRFIGANNDSKIAEGISMLFHKDVLQRYHIQYTDRLCRAVVQMLEEYEWVIRPYMGEDALDIESLRNLYDYPGIRDYIQALQHQMLRLNHFYYEFKCSYRNSQDLNEAIRFIHENYHKPLDLAMVSNHVSLNYAYFSNLFKKNVGKGFAEYLRDVRLDKARRLLAETEYKIVEITPLVGYESYKSFTRAFREVMGMQPTEYRQMIRRK